The Pseudomonas wenzhouensis genome has a segment encoding these proteins:
- a CDS encoding acyl-CoA synthetase, translated as MSIYEQGLGRAAVNHVALSPLSFIERTAAVYPHYPAVVHGSIRRNWAETYARCRRLASALAGRGIGQGDTVAVMLPNIPAMLEVHFGVPMIGAVLNTLNVRLDAEAISFMLQHGEAKVVIADREFFDVIHAAIGMLDHPPLVIDVDDPEYGEGQAVSDLDYEAFLAEGDPEFAWQWPEDEWQAISLNYTSGTTGNPKGVVYHHRGAFLNAMGNQMTWNMGNHPVYLWTLPMFHCNGWCYPWTITALAGVHVFLRRVDPAKILTLIRDEQVTHLCGAPIVLNALVNMPAEAKAAIDHPVKAMVAGAAPPAKVIGAVEEMGIAVTHVYGLTEVYGPVTLCAWHAEWDELPLEERATIKARQGVRYPTLEGVMVADPKTLEPVPRDGQTIGEIFMRGNTVMKGYLKNPSATAEAFEGGWFHTGDLGVCHADGYVEIRDRLKDIIISGGENISTIEVEGVLYRHPAVLEAAVVARPDEKWGETPCAFITLKTGQQASDSEIMTFCREHLAGFKVPKTVVFTQLPKTSTGKIQKFVLRDMAKAL; from the coding sequence ATGTCGATCTACGAGCAGGGCCTCGGCCGCGCCGCCGTCAACCATGTTGCCCTCAGCCCCCTGAGCTTCATCGAGCGTACGGCGGCGGTCTACCCGCACTACCCGGCGGTGGTGCATGGCTCGATTCGCCGTAACTGGGCCGAGACCTACGCGCGCTGCCGGCGCCTGGCCTCGGCCCTGGCCGGCCGTGGCATCGGACAGGGCGACACGGTGGCGGTGATGCTGCCGAACATCCCGGCGATGCTCGAAGTGCATTTCGGCGTGCCAATGATCGGCGCGGTGCTCAACACCCTCAACGTGCGCCTGGATGCCGAAGCCATCTCCTTCATGCTGCAGCACGGCGAAGCCAAGGTGGTGATCGCCGACCGCGAGTTCTTCGATGTGATCCACGCCGCCATCGGCATGCTCGATCACCCGCCGCTGGTGATCGACGTCGACGACCCCGAGTACGGCGAAGGCCAGGCAGTCAGCGATCTAGACTACGAGGCCTTCCTCGCCGAAGGCGACCCGGAATTTGCCTGGCAGTGGCCGGAAGACGAGTGGCAGGCCATCAGCCTCAACTACACCTCCGGCACCACCGGCAACCCCAAGGGCGTGGTCTATCACCACCGTGGCGCCTTCCTCAACGCCATGGGCAACCAGATGACCTGGAACATGGGCAACCACCCGGTCTACCTGTGGACGTTGCCGATGTTCCACTGCAACGGCTGGTGCTACCCCTGGACGATCACCGCCCTGGCGGGCGTGCATGTGTTCCTGCGCCGCGTCGACCCGGCGAAGATCCTCACCCTGATCCGCGACGAGCAGGTCACCCACCTGTGCGGCGCACCCATCGTGCTCAACGCCCTGGTGAACATGCCGGCCGAGGCCAAGGCAGCCATCGACCATCCGGTCAAGGCCATGGTCGCCGGCGCCGCGCCACCCGCCAAGGTGATCGGCGCGGTAGAGGAAATGGGCATCGCCGTGACCCACGTCTACGGCCTGACCGAGGTCTACGGCCCGGTGACCCTGTGCGCCTGGCACGCCGAATGGGACGAACTGCCGCTGGAAGAACGCGCCACCATCAAGGCGCGCCAGGGCGTGCGCTACCCGACCCTGGAAGGGGTGATGGTCGCCGACCCGAAAACCCTCGAGCCGGTGCCGCGTGACGGCCAGACCATCGGCGAGATCTTCATGCGCGGCAACACCGTGATGAAGGGCTACCTGAAGAACCCCAGCGCCACCGCCGAGGCCTTCGAGGGCGGCTGGTTCCACACTGGCGACCTCGGTGTGTGCCACGCCGATGGCTACGTGGAAATCCGCGATCGTCTCAAGGACATCATCATCTCCGGCGGCGAGAACATCTCCACCATCGAGGTCGAGGGCGTGCTCTATCGCCACCCGGCGGTGCTGGAAGCGGCCGTGGTCGCCCGCCCGGACGAGAAATGGGGCGAGACGCCCTGCGCCTTCATCACCCTGAAGACCGGCCAGCAGGCCAGCGACAGCGAGATCATGACCTTCTGCCGCGAGCACCTGGCCGGCTTCAAGGTGCCCAAGACCGTGGTCTTCACCCAGCTGCCGAAGACCAGCACCGGCAAGATCCAGAAGTTCGTCCTGCGCGATATGGCCAAGGCGCTGTAG
- a CDS encoding sensor histidine kinase, with the protein MNIDAHLSAVPLQSWLRIQREAPPLGVRAEALRQALLGCPQVRQAWYLTWQPASRTYAQVDDGPRLPPGMGDPLEASDETLFTALGVQASLTFDALRQLPCWLAGRLRRAALHHGQALALQLQPGQPGVLLLQVDEAAGLEWLPWLRELLLQMVELASGLARSAPLLSADPQPALLLDAEARLLESNAALQGLLGERALAQVGELLPVNHLPLVRACLEQARAIEAVEAQDGARILIWSFIPDVTEQRVLARCREATREVLEQREATRARRLYRLITENTTDLISRHTPDGVFLDATPASWTLLGYWPEELRGMAVDSLLHPQDQLQQAKQAREALEQDGYHTMTYRIRHRDGRYLWFETASRAIRETYTGAVVEVVSVSRDISARIQAEENKRRLEDELAHTTRLITLGELASGIAHEINQPLAAVVNYASASQRYLQGVGGDQAAVDKVAQGLARITEHANHASAVIRRLRAFLRKGQRRMQALNLAEVAREAVRLCNWEAGAAQVVVSDGLPDNLPAVFADRVLLEQVLLNLLRNAIEANRDQHSGAPSQIRLQAQERDGNLIIQVIDEGPGVSDEQLGKLFTPFYTSKVDGLGLGLSMSRSIVEGFGGALEALPAEGGGLCLECRLPLGRDDESSGN; encoded by the coding sequence ATGAATATCGACGCTCATCTTTCCGCTGTTCCCCTGCAGTCCTGGCTGCGCATCCAGCGTGAGGCACCGCCGCTGGGGGTGCGTGCCGAGGCGTTGCGCCAGGCCTTGCTGGGGTGCCCGCAGGTGCGCCAGGCCTGGTACCTCACCTGGCAGCCGGCCAGTCGCACCTATGCCCAGGTCGATGACGGCCCGCGCCTGCCACCCGGCATGGGCGATCCGCTGGAAGCCAGTGACGAGACACTGTTCACCGCGCTTGGCGTGCAGGCCAGCCTGACCTTCGACGCCCTGCGCCAGCTACCGTGCTGGCTGGCCGGGCGTTTGCGTCGTGCCGCGCTGCATCATGGCCAGGCGCTGGCCCTGCAACTGCAGCCTGGCCAACCGGGCGTGCTGCTGTTGCAGGTCGACGAGGCGGCCGGGCTGGAGTGGCTGCCCTGGTTGCGCGAGCTGCTGCTGCAGATGGTCGAGCTGGCCTCGGGACTGGCGCGCAGCGCACCGCTTCTGTCGGCCGACCCGCAGCCGGCGCTGCTGCTCGACGCCGAGGCGCGTCTGCTGGAGAGCAACGCGGCGTTGCAGGGGCTGCTCGGTGAGCGCGCGCTGGCGCAGGTGGGCGAGTTGCTGCCGGTCAATCATCTGCCGCTGGTGCGCGCCTGCCTGGAGCAGGCACGGGCCATCGAGGCCGTGGAGGCACAGGACGGCGCGCGCATCCTGATCTGGAGCTTCATCCCCGATGTGACAGAGCAGCGGGTGCTGGCGCGTTGCCGTGAGGCCACCCGCGAAGTCCTTGAGCAGCGCGAGGCGACGCGCGCCCGGCGGCTGTATCGGCTGATCACCGAGAACACCACCGACCTGATTTCCCGGCATACCCCGGATGGCGTGTTTCTCGACGCCACACCCGCCAGCTGGACATTGCTCGGCTATTGGCCGGAAGAGCTGCGTGGCATGGCCGTCGACAGCCTGCTGCATCCGCAGGATCAGTTGCAGCAGGCCAAGCAGGCGCGCGAAGCACTGGAGCAGGACGGCTACCACACCATGACCTATCGCATCCGGCATCGCGACGGGCGCTATCTCTGGTTCGAGACCGCCAGCCGCGCGATTCGCGAGACCTACACCGGCGCGGTGGTGGAGGTGGTCAGCGTGTCGCGTGACATCAGTGCACGCATCCAGGCCGAGGAAAACAAGCGCCGCCTGGAGGACGAGCTGGCGCATACCACGCGGCTGATCACCCTGGGTGAACTGGCTTCGGGCATCGCCCACGAGATCAATCAGCCGCTGGCGGCAGTGGTCAACTACGCCAGCGCCAGCCAGCGCTACCTGCAGGGCGTCGGCGGCGATCAGGCCGCTGTCGACAAGGTGGCGCAGGGGCTGGCGCGTATCACCGAGCACGCCAACCACGCCTCGGCCGTGATCAGGCGCCTGCGCGCCTTCCTGCGCAAGGGGCAGCGGCGCATGCAGGCGCTGAACCTGGCCGAGGTGGCGCGCGAAGCGGTGCGCCTGTGCAACTGGGAAGCGGGCGCGGCGCAGGTGGTGGTCAGCGACGGCTTGCCGGACAATCTGCCGGCGGTATTCGCCGACCGCGTGTTGCTCGAACAGGTGTTGCTCAACCTGCTGCGCAATGCCATCGAGGCCAACCGTGATCAACATTCGGGTGCGCCATCGCAGATTCGTCTGCAGGCGCAGGAGCGTGACGGCAACCTGATCATCCAGGTCATCGATGAGGGGCCGGGCGTCAGCGACGAACAACTGGGCAAGCTGTTCACGCCCTTTTACACCAGCAAGGTCGATGGTCTGGGGCTTGGGCTGTCCATGAGTCGCAGCATCGTCGAGGGCTTTGGCGGTGCGTTGGAGGCATTGCCGGCCGAGGGTGGCGGGCTCTGCCTGGAGTGCCGCTTGCCGCTGGGGCGAGACGATGAGTCGTCGGGCAACTAG
- a CDS encoding response regulator transcription factor produces the protein MQQLVYVVDDDQGMLDSTLWLLESVGLSGVPFTSGRAFLEACDRTANACVLLDVRMPGMGGLNVQEEMRARGIDLPVIFVSGHADVPIVVRAFKAGALDFIEKPYNEQLLLDSVQQALARRAPQARHDPRLVEVQARLEQLTPRERDVLLPLVRGYTNREVAEQLDISVKTVDLYRSRVMKRMQAETLAELVGMVIAAGLVDGLALREPART, from the coding sequence ATGCAACAGTTGGTTTATGTGGTCGATGACGATCAGGGCATGCTCGATTCGACGCTCTGGCTGCTGGAGTCGGTAGGGCTGAGCGGTGTGCCCTTCACCAGCGGTCGCGCCTTTCTCGAGGCCTGCGACCGGACGGCCAACGCCTGCGTGTTGCTCGATGTGCGCATGCCGGGCATGGGCGGGTTGAACGTGCAGGAGGAGATGCGTGCACGGGGTATCGACCTGCCGGTGATCTTCGTCAGCGGCCATGCCGACGTGCCCATCGTGGTGCGGGCGTTCAAGGCTGGCGCGTTGGATTTCATCGAGAAACCCTATAACGAGCAACTGCTGCTCGACAGCGTGCAGCAGGCGCTTGCACGTCGCGCGCCGCAGGCCCGGCACGACCCGCGTCTGGTCGAAGTGCAGGCCCGACTCGAGCAACTGACCCCGCGGGAGCGTGACGTGCTGCTGCCACTGGTGCGCGGCTACACCAATCGCGAAGTGGCCGAGCAGCTCGATATCAGCGTGAAGACCGTCGACCTGTACCGCTCGCGGGTGATGAAGCGGATGCAGGCCGAGACCCTGGCCGAACTGGTGGGGATGGTCATCGCTGCCGGGCTGGTCGATGGGCTGGCGCTGCGCGAGCCGGCGCGCACCTGA